A region of Frederiksenia canicola DNA encodes the following proteins:
- the lpcA gene encoding D-sedoheptulose 7-phosphate isomerase, which produces MYQQQILAELQEAAEVLDKFIRDENNLKLIQQAALLISDSFKQGGKVLSCGNGGSHCDAMHFAEELTGRYRENRPGYPAIAISDVSHLSCVSNDFGYEYVFSRYVEAVGQKGDVLFGLSTSGNSKNILNAIEAAKKKGMKVIAMTGKDGGQMAGLADVEIRVPHFRYADRIQEIHIKVIHILMMLIEFEMAKSA; this is translated from the coding sequence ATGTATCAACAACAAATTTTAGCGGAACTGCAAGAAGCCGCTGAAGTATTAGATAAATTCATTCGTGACGAAAATAACTTGAAATTGATTCAACAAGCAGCCTTGTTAATTTCTGATAGCTTTAAACAGGGCGGTAAAGTGCTTTCTTGTGGTAATGGCGGTTCTCACTGCGATGCCATGCACTTTGCTGAAGAACTCACGGGGCGTTATCGTGAGAATCGCCCAGGCTACCCAGCGATTGCGATTTCTGATGTCAGTCATTTGAGTTGCGTGAGTAACGATTTCGGCTACGAATATGTCTTTTCTCGCTATGTTGAAGCGGTGGGGCAAAAAGGCGATGTATTGTTTGGTTTATCGACTTCGGGTAATTCGAAAAACATCTTAAATGCGATTGAAGCCGCGAAGAAAAAAGGGATGAAAGTAATTGCCATGACAGGTAAAGACGGCGGGCAAATGGCAGGGCTTGCGGATGTCGAAATTCGTGTACCGCATTTCCGCTATGCCGACCGTATTCAAGAAATTCACATCAAAGTGATCCACATTTTGATGATGTTAATTGAATTTGAAATGGCGAAAAGTGCTTAA
- a CDS encoding class II glutamine amidotransferase yields MCQLLGMNCNTPTDITFSFEGFRRRAGLTDCHTDGFGIAFFEGKGVRIFRDNRPGASSPMADLVSQYRIKSYNVIAHIRKATRGEINLENTHPFIREIWGENWVFAHNGTVENLSICPNNHYQPIGTTDSEIAFCCIAAKLKERFPQKPSEKEIFDAVVEITSKIAEHGVFNFILSNGHWMIARCSTNLHYVCRKAPFGTALRDDDVMIDFRDYTCETDKVTIITTQPLTKNESWTKMKNGGYVFFKEGDVLFEIEGTLPECKPHV; encoded by the coding sequence ATGTGCCAATTACTTGGAATGAATTGCAACACGCCAACCGATATTACCTTTTCTTTTGAAGGCTTTCGCCGCCGTGCAGGATTAACCGACTGCCACACGGATGGTTTCGGCATTGCTTTTTTTGAAGGCAAAGGCGTGCGAATTTTCCGCGATAATCGCCCTGGTGCTTCTTCACCTATGGCGGATCTCGTTAGCCAATATCGTATCAAATCCTACAACGTTATCGCCCATATTCGAAAAGCGACTCGTGGTGAAATCAATTTAGAAAATACTCACCCTTTTATTCGTGAAATATGGGGGGAGAATTGGGTGTTTGCCCACAATGGCACAGTCGAAAATCTTAGCATTTGCCCAAACAATCATTACCAACCAATTGGCACCACAGATTCTGAAATTGCCTTCTGTTGTATTGCCGCCAAACTCAAGGAACGTTTTCCACAAAAACCAAGTGAAAAAGAAATTTTTGATGCAGTGGTTGAAATCACGAGTAAAATTGCGGAGCATGGCGTGTTCAATTTTATTTTATCGAACGGACATTGGATGATTGCCCGTTGCTCGACTAATCTACATTATGTTTGTCGCAAAGCCCCATTTGGCACAGCGTTGCGTGATGATGACGTAATGATCGACTTCCGTGATTACACTTGCGAAACCGACAAAGTCACTATCATTACCACCCAGCCGCTCACTAAAAATGAGAGCTGGACAAAAATGAAAAACGGTGGCTATGTCTTTTTCAAAGAAGGTGATGTGCTGTTTGAAATTGAAGGTACATTACCCGAGTGCAAACCACACGTTTAG
- the znuB gene encoding zinc ABC transporter permease subunit ZnuB, translated as MFEILFPAWLAGLLLAFVTAPLGAFVVWRKMAYFGDTLSHSALLGVALGIFLQIDPYIAVIGMTILLALGLVWLEQHSNHSVDTILGIIAHCSLSLGVITISLLDNVRVDLMSYLFGDLLAIDFNDVIFIAAGVLFIVTVLGFFWKKLLSITVSPELAQIEGLNITRLRLLLMLLTALTIALSMKFVGALIITSLLVIPSATARRFARTPEMMVIYAILFSVLAITGGLIFSGLKDTPAGPSVVVCAGAMFLLSLCKKKRRIDQ; from the coding sequence ATGTTTGAGATTTTATTTCCCGCTTGGCTTGCAGGTTTGTTGCTTGCCTTTGTGACCGCCCCGCTCGGTGCTTTTGTGGTGTGGCGAAAAATGGCGTATTTTGGCGATACCCTTTCCCACTCTGCTTTACTTGGCGTAGCGTTAGGTATTTTTCTGCAAATCGATCCCTATATTGCAGTGATCGGAATGACGATTTTACTCGCTCTCGGTTTGGTCTGGCTGGAACAGCATTCTAACCATTCTGTCGATACTATTCTCGGCATCATCGCCCATTGCAGCTTGTCTCTTGGGGTGATTACCATCAGCCTGCTTGATAATGTGCGGGTCGATTTAATGTCTTATTTATTTGGCGACCTGCTGGCGATCGATTTTAATGATGTGATCTTCATCGCCGCTGGTGTGCTGTTTATCGTCACGGTGTTAGGCTTTTTCTGGAAAAAATTGCTATCGATTACCGTCAGCCCCGAACTCGCCCAAATCGAAGGTTTAAATATTACTCGTTTGCGGTTATTGCTGATGCTACTTACTGCCTTAACTATCGCATTAAGTATGAAATTCGTTGGAGCGTTAATCATTACATCGCTGTTGGTTATCCCGTCCGCTACCGCCCGCCGTTTCGCCCGCACCCCAGAAATGATGGTTATTTATGCCATTTTGTTTAGCGTTTTAGCCATTACTGGCGGCTTAATTTTTTCAGGGCTAAAAGATACACCCGCCGGTCCGTCTGTTGTTGTTTGTGCAGGAGCGATGTTCTTGCTTTCGTTATGCAAAAAAAAACGCAGAATAGATCAATAA
- the znuC gene encoding zinc ABC transporter ATP-binding protein ZnuC: MQISQIRPLIDRSKPPLVQLDNINVTFDQQPILQNISLKIYPNSITTIVGPNGGGKSTLLKVLLKLLPATSGQVSHQKGLKIGYVPQKLHLDPSIPITVRKFLSLKPNGTNALIDEALSLFSINHLSENRMQKLSGGELQRVLLARAILDRPQLLVLDEPMQGVDITGQTELYQLLNKTRAWLNCAILMVSHDLNIVMANTDEVLCVNRHICCAGTPEMISSEPSFIHFFGDQFAKNVAIYAHKHNHHHDLHGDVCRGNCQH, translated from the coding sequence ATGCAAATTAGCCAAATTCGACCTTTGATCGACCGTTCCAAACCACCATTAGTGCAGCTAGACAATATCAATGTGACTTTTGATCAGCAGCCGATTTTACAAAACATTAGCCTAAAAATTTACCCGAACTCGATCACGACGATTGTCGGCCCAAATGGTGGTGGGAAATCCACCCTCCTTAAAGTGTTGCTGAAATTATTGCCGGCCACAAGCGGTCAAGTTTCACATCAAAAAGGCTTAAAAATCGGCTATGTGCCACAAAAATTGCATCTTGATCCCTCTATTCCAATCACCGTTCGCAAGTTTTTATCGCTAAAACCAAACGGCACAAATGCCCTGATTGATGAAGCCCTATCGCTGTTTTCAATTAACCATTTGAGCGAAAATCGAATGCAAAAATTATCAGGCGGTGAACTGCAACGTGTACTGCTTGCTCGGGCGATTTTGGATCGTCCACAACTATTAGTGTTAGATGAGCCGATGCAAGGTGTGGATATTACAGGGCAAACGGAACTCTATCAACTGCTAAATAAAACTCGAGCGTGGTTAAACTGTGCGATTTTAATGGTTTCGCACGATTTAAACATCGTGATGGCAAATACCGACGAAGTGTTATGCGTTAATCGTCATATTTGCTGTGCTGGTACGCCAGAAATGATTTCAAGCGAGCCGAGTTTTATTCACTTTTTTGGTGATCAATTTGCTAAAAACGTGGCAATTTACGCGCATAAACACAATCACCATCACGATTTACACGGCGATGTCTGTCGTGGAAACTGCCAACATTAA